Sequence from the candidate division WOR-3 bacterium genome:
ACCTACGGGATGATTAGCAACGGTAAAGCAACGCTTGAGCGTTTTTGATGAAGAATTTCTGGCAATTTTTAAGACTTGGTGCCGAGCGGGGTGTTCGGGCATTTGGGAAACTTTTATTGATTGTTGCACCGGTTTATACGCTCGTTACCGCATTGAAGTATACGCCGGTTCTTGCTGCTTTTGCCCAGTTTATGGCGCCGTTTATGCGTTTTTTCCGTTTGCCGGGTGAGGCGGCGATGGCACTGATTTTGGGCAATTTCATCAATATCTACGCTTCCCTGGGAGCGATTACGGCACTAAAAATCACCGGTGGTCAATTGACGGTGTTGAGTTTGATGATACTTATTTCTCATTCACAGATTCTTGAAACGGCGGTCTTCTTTCAGATTCGGGCAAAGTGGTGGCTTTTGTGGTTTGTTCGGCTGGTGGTTTCACTACTGGCGGGTGCGGGACTCGCAGTGCTCATTGTGCGGAACGGTTCTGGAGGGGGCGGAAATACGGATTTTTCTCTCCTGCGGCAAGAGTTTGTGCTTGGGCCGGCTTTACAGGGATGGGCGGAAGGGCTTTTCAGTACCGGGGTCAAGATGCTATTGGTGCTGGTGGGTATTTTTATCCTGCTGGAACTGGCACGGGGTTACGGGGTGCTAAAAAAAGTGCTATCCGCGGTGAAGCGGGTTATTGGATTTATGGGCTACAACGAGGCAGCGGCAATGCCCTGGCTTGCCGGTAATGTGTTTGGAATTGTGTTTGGCGCCGGACTGATTGTTGAGTCGGTCAAAGAGGGTGGATTGACACCGAAACAGGTGACTCTGGTTGCTCAGTTTCTGGCGCTGTGTCATGGTCTATTTGAGGACACCGCAATATTTATCGTTCTCGGCGCAAACCTTTTCTGGATTGTGGTGCCGAGGATAGTTCTGGCGGTTATTGTCACTTGGATTTTAAACCGGTGCCTGAAGGAAAATCAGGGGTTGACAGAAGTGAAGGAAAACTGATAATAAAAAGAGCAAGAAAGGAGCAAAGGTGAAAATCAACTTGACGATCAAAAGAAAATGGCGGGGTAAAGTAAGAGTGCTACTTGTCTTTGAAGGGGAATTTGATACCGATGGATTGATTGACCGGCGTTTTGGCGGAAAATTTGCCGAGACGGGAATTGCGGTGAAGGGTGACAATAGAGTGGTGCTGGGTGGTTTAGGGAAACGGACCGAGTTTGAATTGGAACGGGTTCGAGTCGCCCTGGCAAAGGTTTTGCGCCGGGCTGGTGAGTTGGGTGCGGACGAGGTCGGGCTTCCCATCACTGCCGGACTCAAGGTGGATAGTAAAAGTTTTGTATCCGCTGCGGTTGAGGGGGCGATACTCAGCGGTTATCAATTTCGTAAGTTTCGCACAGTGAATGAGGATGTTGTAAAGGTTGATAGAATGGCTATTTTAGCCGAGAGCGAGAGGGAGGTCACCGAGTTGCGGCCAGTGGCTGATGATGCGGAGCGCCGTGCTCGAGCGGTTTGTTATGTCCGGGATTTGGTTAACGAGCCTTCTGCCAGCAAAGCGCCGATGATGCTTGCGGACCGGGCAAAGGAACTGGCGCAAGGAGAACGGGTTACGATTAAAGTGATGGATGCAGCGGAACTCGAGCGGCTGGGAATGGGCGGCATAATCGGTGTTGGTAAAGGTTCCCACAATCCACCCTGTATGGTCCATCTGACCTATAAACCTAAAGTCAAGCCCAAGCGGACGATGGTAGTCGTCGGTAAGGGCATCACATTTGATTCGGGTGGACTCTCCCTGAAAACTGCCCAACAGATGGAGTCGATGAAAGATGATATGGCGGGTGCGGCTACGGTTTTCGGGTTATTTAATTATCTTCGGGAGGTTGATATACCGGTCGTAGTTCATGGGTTGACACCACTGGCTGAGAATTTGCCCGGGGGTGGTGCCCAGAAGCCTGGTGATGTGATTCGCCACTTTAATGGTAAGACGGTTGAGGTGATGAATACCGATGCGGAGGGCCGCTTGATTCTTGCGGATGCGCTTGCCTACGGTGCAACTTTGAAGCCTGACTTGATGATTGACATTGCGACCCTGACCGGTGCCTGTGTTGTGGCGCTGGGCAATGAGATTTCAGGAGTACTGGGTACCGATGAAAAGACGATTGCCCGGCTGATTGCCATTGGTAAGGAAATGGGTGAGTACTTCTGGCAGTTACCGTTGTTTGAGCGGTACCGTTCCCACATGAAAAGCGGGGTTGCGGACTTTAAAAATATCGGCAAACCGCAAAATGCCGGGACAATCATCGGTGGACTATTTCTATCCGAGTTTGTGCCGAAAACGGTGCCCTGGGTGCATATTGACATTGCCGGCACCGCCTATACCAATGAGGACCGGGATTATTGCCCGGCGGGCGCCACCGGGGTACCGTTGCGAACACTCATCGCGCTTTTTGCCGGAACAATCGATGACACCGGCAGTTGAGTTTACCGGGGTTACCGTTGTATTTCAAGATACGGTTGCCCTGCAGGATGTTTCGTTCAGTCTTGCCAAAGGGGAGTTTTTAGGTGTCATCGGTCCAAACGGCTCGGGCAAGACCACGCTTTTGAAAACGGTATTGGGATTGATTCAACCAATTCAGGGTAAAGTGACTGTTTTAGGCGCAAGCGGCGGTCGCATCGGTAAGGTAAGAACCTTGATTGGTTATGTGCCCCAGCGTAAGCCGATTGATGTAAACTTTCCGGTAAATGTGCGGGATGCGGTTTTGATGGGAACTTACGGGCGGATAGGACTTTTAAAGTTCCCCGGGAAAAAAGAACAGGCAAAGGCACAAGCGGCGCTGGCAGCGGTTGGTTTGGAGGATATGGCGTTTCATACGGCAGGCCATCTTTCGGGTGGGCAGCAGCAGCGACTGTTTCTTGCCCGGGCACTTGTAGGAGACCCAGAGTTACTTTTGCTTGACGAGCCTACGGCCGGAGTTGATGTGGCAACTCGAGGACAGATTGTGGAATTGATACGGAGGGTTCATCGGGAGCGGCGGTTGACGACGATTTATGTAACGCATGATGTCAATGAGGTGTTGCCTTGTGTAGACCGAGTGATGTTTCTCAACCATACAGTCAAGGCTCTTGGTTCCTGCGATGAGGTTTTAAACCCGGCGGTTTTAGGTCAACTTTATGGCACGCCGGTTGCGGTAGTGGAAAGAGAGGGCCGAAAATTTTTGCTGGTCGATGACCGCCATGCTTGATTTTTTGAATTACGGGTTTGTTCGTAACGCCATTCTCGGTTCCCTACTTGTGGGTACAGTCTGTTCGCTCATCGGGGTGTTTGTTGTTTTACGCGGGCTGGCATTTGCTGGCGCCGGTATTGCCCATGCGGCGTTCGGGGGAGTGGCGCTCGGATTTTTACTTGGGGTTGATCCCCTTTTAACCGCAGTTGTCTTTTGCCTTGTTACCGCCGGATTGATTCAGGTAACCGGTAAAAGGACAAGTTTGCGTCAGGACACCGCTATCGGCGTCTTTTTTGCCTTTACGATGGCGCTGGGGGTTTTGTTTATCGGGTTTATGCGCCGCTACGACGCGCGAATTTATGGTTACCTGTTCGGAAACATTTTAGGAGTTACACCGGGAAATTTGCTGATTATGGCGGGGCTGACAGGCATCGTGCTGCTTTTCATCGGGTTGTTTTATAACCAGTTCAAGTTTCTGGCTTTTGATGAGGAGATGGCGCAGGCAAGCGGTTTGCCGACGGGCGTTCTCGGGGGGTTACAACTTGGACTGCTGGCGCTTGTTGTGGTAGTTTCCATTAAGGCGGTTGGGGTGATTTTGGTTGAGGCGTTGCTTGTGATACCAGCGGCAACCGCCTATCAACTTACTAACCGGTACGGAATGATGTTCTTTTTATCCTGGGTGGTGGCGATTGGTGCCTGTTGTATCGGATTGATACTTTCATATCTGCTTGGTGTCCCTTCCGGAGCCACAATCGTTTTGGTGGCAGCGGTAGGGTTTGGTCTGGCTGCAATATTTTCGCCCAAAAGAAGAAGGTGTAAGGTATGCGGGAAAAAGTTGTCCTGATGGCGTTAACCTTAATTTTTGTTACCGGATGTCCTGAAGCGAACAGAGAAGGCCGGTTTGTCGAGACCGATTCACGCCCATTGGTTATCACAACGCTTCCTGACCTTGCCGATTGGGTACTTCAGGTGGGTGGTGAATCGGTAGCGGTTCAATCGCTTATTACCGGGGCAGAAGAGCCGCATAGTTACGAACCGCGGGTTGCCGATGCCGAAAAGCTAAAGAAGGCGACATTGGTTGTGCGGGTCGGTCTGGGTTTAGATGATTGGCTAAACGGTTTAATCGAAAATGCCCGTAACAAGAGGCTGAAAATACTAACGGTTTCCGACAAGGTGGAGGTTATCAAAGATGAGGATGTTGCGGGAGCGGCAAAAACGCACCATCATACTCATGAGTATGGCAATCCGCACATCTGGCTCGACCCTGATGTTGCTAAAATAACGGTTAAGAAGATTGTTGAGATATTAAGCGAATTCAATCCAGCGAGGAAAGAATTTTACCACAAAAGGGGCGATGCTTACATTAAAAGGATTGACAGTACCGTTGCCGAGTTGAGAAGGTTCGCTGAAGATTTACCGAGTCGAAAGTTTGTTGCAATGCACGAATCCTGGCCCTATTTCTGCCGGGCTTTTGGGTTTGAGATGATAAGGGCGGTTGAACCTTTACCAGGACAGGAGCCATCGGCGCAAGACATCGCCCGTCTCGTTCAGATAATAAGGCAGGAAGAAGTGCGGGCAATAGTGATCGAGCCGCAGCACAATCGGGATTTGGCAGACGCCCTTGCCCGCGAGACCGGAGCAAAGGTTATTGTCCTGGCATCGACAACCGGTTCGCTGCCTTCAGTTACCAACTATCTAACTCTTCTCGAATACGATGTGAAGACGCTGGCAGCTGCGTTGTCCGGCAGCGATTGAGCAATTGTTCAGGATAAGGTGTAAACGGTAAGCAACTGGCCACGGATTCGGTACTGGCGGAGCGGTCTCATTCGTTCTTTTAGTGTCAGCGGAATTTTATTCCAGAGGAGTTGGTCAACTTCGTTTTCCCCGATAATGATATGGGTGACACCAAAGCGATTTATTGGGTCGTTGATGTTTGCCCAGTCGGTGATGGCGACTGCCCTTTTTCGGGATTCAATCATCAGGGGTGGTGCCCAGGAGCCAGCGACGACCGCATCCTGTGGCAAGATTTGGTCCAGGTCGCGGGCTGAAGAAATTAGAATGTAGGTACGGTTGGAAAACCAGTTGAAAAATTGTCCCAGGTCAAGGCGCAGGGAAAACAAAAGCAGCAGGGCGGCGATAAATGGTTTCAGCGCCCGCAGTGCGCCCAATTTTTTGGCAGTGAAAAAACGGTATAGTGCGGTACCGATAATGCCGGTTGCCAGCGCGATTATTAAAGCGAGTATTGTTATGCCCGACTCGTTACCCGGTGCCGGGTAGTTGCGGAATCCGGCAATATGAAGAAGTAACTGAACGACAAGGGGCCAGAGATAAATGGCGTAGAGGATGCTATTCAAGAAAGAAAGCGGACTTTCGGTTTGCGTTCTCGTTTTCGCGTTCCGAAAGGGACCTTGTGTTCTGTCCTTTCCCGACATAGGAGAGGCAGAATTTGGTTTTGGGAAAAGCCATTGGCTGATGGTAATAGCAGCGGCGGCAATTAGAGGGGGAAGGATGACAATTTCGTAGCGGGGTGGTCGGTAGTTCATATAGCCGAGCATCAAAACGCCAAAGATAAACCAAAAGAGGAGATAGCGCGAGGATTGCTTCTCCTCGGGTTCGGCTTGACGGGTGGCGTGCATGGGCAGGGACAAAAATCCTAATAGGGCAATCCACACTAACCGGGGCAAAAGTCTTGAACGGACACCGATGGTAAATGTATTGAATAGGTACGCAATCAAAGTTTGAGGATGGCCAGCCGGCGATTCACTTGAGTGCCGAAGGACATATTGAAGGTACTGATTGCGATAGGGAAGGAAAACTACTATCAACCAGATGAGGATTGCACCGATTGCGCCAGCAGTAAACCAGCCAAGGCTAACGAGAAACCGACGGCGTTCTTCCTGCTGGGAACGAGCCGAAAGCCCGCGGTTAATGAAGAGCAAAAGCAGCGCGGGCAGGATGAAAACGGCGGAGATTTTTATTAAGAGAAATGTGGCGAAGGCAAAAAAACCGCTCAATAACATCAGGATGGGTTTTTTCAGTGATTTTACCCAGAAGAAACCGGTGAGTAATAGAAAAAGAATCTGGACTGTTTCGATAAGTCCGAGACGGCTGTACATCACCAAGGGGTAACTCAAAGCAAGGAACAGACCGGCGAGCAGTGCCGCGATTTCTCGAGCGGTATGGCGAATCAACAGCGCCATTATCAGTACCCCAAGGACCCCACTGAGAACCGAGAGAAGTTTTACCTGAACGAACCCGATGCCTAACAGTTTGAATATCAGGGCAACAAGGATATTAACCAGCGGATAGATGCAGAAGGGTAAAAAGTCGTCTTGGTGCCAGTTGCCATAGAGGACAAAGTTGCGTGCCGAGTAGGTGTTCAAACTTTCATCGGTGTATGGAGCAAAACTCCAGGAAAGGTCTGGTGGTGGGTCAGCACGCAGGTCGGCGGTTCGTACGAGAAGGGCGATTAAAAGAATAGCAGCGAGGAGAAGCCAGAAATGGCGGTGGGCAAATAGTTCAATCTTGTGGGCGATGTTGGGACGATTATCTGGTTGATTTTTACGCACTGGAGAGTTTTTTTTCATTCTCTTATTTCTGCCAGCGGTCAAACTCCTGTTTGAGGCTGGCAAGGAGGTTTTCGAAGAATTCCCGACGGCGAGAAAGTTCCTGCTGGGCACGGACGCGGCGCGTTATATCAAAGCCGATGTCCAAAATTCCAATCACTTCGTTGCTTGTGTTACGCCAGGGCTGCTTGGCAATCGCCAGCCAGATGGTTGTTTCCTGTTTGGGGTCACCGAGCGCAAACTCCAGTTGCGCTCCTTTGCCTGTTTCCAGAACCTGGCGGTCATAGGAACCAAGGAGCGCGGTGACCGTGGCTGAGAACAGTTCGGCATCGGTTTTGCCTACGATGTCGGTGCCGGAACCAAGTAACCTGCGGGCGGTTTCATTGGCCGCGACATAACGGTGTTCCCGGTCTTTAAATGCGACCAGCACCAGTGGGTTTTCGATAATTGCCTGGAGCCGGGATTGGGAGTCCTGCCACGCCTGTTCTACTTTTTTCCGGCTGGACAGATTTTTCACGAGAGCCAGCGCGCCGTTGTCCAGAGGATAGGTGGTCAAAGAGAACCAGCCAGCGAATCGGTCGCGGCCATCGTTATAAAAAAACTCCTGATACTGAGAAGTACGTTCGAGCAGGGTGCGACGAAAAGGAAGCGCCATCCCGGTTTTTTCCATCTCCGGGTAAAGTTCCCAGAGTCGTTTACCCACGGCTTCTGCAGCGCTGACCCGGGTTTCCTTTTCCGCACCTTTGCTCCAGGCGGTTACTGTCCACTCTTGATTAATCGCAAAAAAGCCGTCAGCAGGGCTGTTGAGTAATGAGGTGATATCGGCATTTTTTTTGCTCAACAGTTCTTCGAGGCGCTTCTCCCGGGTAATGTCAATGGCAAGGGCTTCAAATGTGCGGCGGCTGGCAAAAGTTATTGCCCGGCCAGTCATTTTGACCCAGTTTGTTTCGGTCGGTGTTTTTACGACCCGAAACTGGTAATCAGGTGGATAAATACCGCTCTTTTTTGCTTCCGACTCAATCTGCTGAACTCGGCTGATGTCTTCAGAATGGATGCGGGCAAAAAGCGCCGAGTTGTCGGTCATAACCACTTCCCGGGATACGCCAAAGATATTTTCTACTGAAGGGCTTATGGCGATGATGCGTCCTTCGTCGCTGAATCTGATGATACAGACATCCTGGGCAGACTCTACCAGGCCGCGGTAGCGTTCCTCACTCTCGCGCAGCGCCTGTTCGATTTTCCTCCGGGCGAATTCGATATCCCGGATGTCACCCGGAACTGCTGTCCAGTTGTTCTCAGTCTGTTGAGTTTGCGAGAGTTGTTCCTGAGCCTTTTTCAATTCGGTTAGGTCTTCATAAATTATCGCAATTTGCTGGACCACGCCTTCGGCGTTCAGTAAAGGAAAAGCGGTGGTGCGGACACACACCTTTTTCCCGGGTGTGCTGGCGAGTCCGAGTTCTGCAGCATCGTACCAAAATGGCGGGGTTTCGACCCGGGCACCGGCAAGCAGGCGTTTTATCTGAGGTTCCAGCAAACCGGTGCGTTTTAACCCTTTTTCTTCAAACAAGTTTATGCCGGGTGGTGGTAATTTACCCAGCAGTCGTTCGGCTGCTTTATTACTCTTTATGAGATTACCGCTGGTATCAAAGATTTCCACTCCCACCGGGCTGAAGTCGATAAAACTATCAAAGAGTACCCGGGCGCGGGCTTCGGCTTTTTTCCTTTCCGCCTCTTCAAATGCCGCCTGCTCTTCAAGCAGCCGCTTGGGGTCTGGTCCCTTCGGAAAAATCATACCTCGATTATTAGCTTTCGTAAGCCGGCGGCCCGGCTCGAACGGGCGACCTGCGGTTTACGAAACCGCTGCTCTGCCTGCTGAGCTACGCCGGCATTTTTCGAACGATTTTAGCGATTGAACAGGGTCTGGTCAAGGAGACGGTATTTCCTGATAATTTCTGTTTAACATGATTGAGGTTAATACTGAAGTAAAAGATGTATTTATATCCGAAAAAGTCGCAAAAAGTGACAAAATTTCATATCCTCCACAGTCCGGGTACAGTTCCCGGGATAGCCTTCCATCCCCCGGTTTCATTGTCCTTTTAACCATATCCATTTGGATAATGAAGACTTTTCTACATTCCGTTCTATTGTTCTATCTAACTCCTGGCAGACGTACAACCCTTTTGATTATCGGCGGCGTGGTATTAATGCGAACAAAGTAGGTGCCGGCAGGAAGATTGCGTAGATTAAGAAAAGACCCTGGTGTAACGGTCTGAGTTGCTACAGGTGAACCGGTGATGTCGAACAGAGTGACGGTTAGCGGTGTTTTAGAAGTTCCGTCTACGATGAGCCGGACGATTGAGTGTGTCGGGTTGGGTACAAGAGATACATCTGGTATAGTCAGGATGGGTTGTTCAGCGATGCCGGTGCCAATGACGGTGAAGGTGTCGGGAGGAGTGGTAACATTAGCCATTCCGTCCGAAAATTGGAAGTAAAACTGATGTTGTCCGGGGGCAAAGCCTGTCCGGCTAACGGAAAAGATAACACCACTGGCATAATTATGGCTTGACGGAATTAGATTGAAGGTGTCCTGATCGACAATTACGGTGCGAATTGTCGGTAAATTGGTGTCGGCGTCGACATAGCGAATATTGAACCAGAAGGGTGTAGTTTCTTCCCCGCTGTCCGGAATGACGCGGGCGTTAGTGAGGAGGGGCGGCGAATTCCGATTTACGGTAAAAGTTGGCGTTCGATCGGCGTAAAAACGACAAGGTACGGTAGTGTCGCGAACATAACTGCCACCAATTGGATATACCGCCTGGGTGACAGCCGCCGCATAAAGGTAGCCGGATGAGTTAGGCCAGGGCCCAAATCTGCGGTCGGCAGTAAACCGTGATATCGGACAGCGAAGAGAGAGAAGGTTCCCATTTGTCTGGGCTTCGATATCACCGACCCGTTCGTAGGACTGGGTATAACGGTTGATGGCATAAAGGCCCGTGGTGTAGATTGTAAGAATGTTGGCATAGCTCATTACGAAGACGAAGCTATCGGTTGGAGCTTCGGGATTGACAAAACCGAGGGAGTAGATGTAATAAGGTTGCGGGAATGTGTAAGTGGGCCAGCTGTTATGGTTGTTGCGGAGACGGGCGTAAAAATGGTCATTAGAGCGAGAAACCCAGGCGCCGTTAATGTCGAGCCAGGGACCTTCGGGTTGGATAGCATCTCCGGTGGTCTCAGCAGCAACCGAAGCGA
This genomic interval carries:
- a CDS encoding leucyl aminopeptidase, whose product is MKINLTIKRKWRGKVRVLLVFEGEFDTDGLIDRRFGGKFAETGIAVKGDNRVVLGGLGKRTEFELERVRVALAKVLRRAGELGADEVGLPITAGLKVDSKSFVSAAVEGAILSGYQFRKFRTVNEDVVKVDRMAILAESEREVTELRPVADDAERRARAVCYVRDLVNEPSASKAPMMLADRAKELAQGERVTIKVMDAAELERLGMGGIIGVGKGSHNPPCMVHLTYKPKVKPKRTMVVVGKGITFDSGGLSLKTAQQMESMKDDMAGAATVFGLFNYLREVDIPVVVHGLTPLAENLPGGGAQKPGDVIRHFNGKTVEVMNTDAEGRLILADALAYGATLKPDLMIDIATLTGACVVALGNEISGVLGTDEKTIARLIAIGKEMGEYFWQLPLFERYRSHMKSGVADFKNIGKPQNAGTIIGGLFLSEFVPKTVPWVHIDIAGTAYTNEDRDYCPAGATGVPLRTLIALFAGTIDDTGS
- a CDS encoding metal ABC transporter ATP-binding protein — its product is MTPAVEFTGVTVVFQDTVALQDVSFSLAKGEFLGVIGPNGSGKTTLLKTVLGLIQPIQGKVTVLGASGGRIGKVRTLIGYVPQRKPIDVNFPVNVRDAVLMGTYGRIGLLKFPGKKEQAKAQAALAAVGLEDMAFHTAGHLSGGQQQRLFLARALVGDPELLLLDEPTAGVDVATRGQIVELIRRVHRERRLTTIYVTHDVNEVLPCVDRVMFLNHTVKALGSCDEVLNPAVLGQLYGTPVAVVEREGRKFLLVDDRHA
- a CDS encoding metal ABC transporter permease — encoded protein: MLDFLNYGFVRNAILGSLLVGTVCSLIGVFVVLRGLAFAGAGIAHAAFGGVALGFLLGVDPLLTAVVFCLVTAGLIQVTGKRTSLRQDTAIGVFFAFTMALGVLFIGFMRRYDARIYGYLFGNILGVTPGNLLIMAGLTGIVLLFIGLFYNQFKFLAFDEEMAQASGLPTGVLGGLQLGLLALVVVVSIKAVGVILVEALLVIPAATAYQLTNRYGMMFFLSWVVAIGACCIGLILSYLLGVPSGATIVLVAAVGFGLAAIFSPKRRRCKVCGKKLS
- a CDS encoding zinc ABC transporter substrate-binding protein, with translation MREKVVLMALTLIFVTGCPEANREGRFVETDSRPLVITTLPDLADWVLQVGGESVAVQSLITGAEEPHSYEPRVADAEKLKKATLVVRVGLGLDDWLNGLIENARNKRLKILTVSDKVEVIKDEDVAGAAKTHHHTHEYGNPHIWLDPDVAKITVKKIVEILSEFNPARKEFYHKRGDAYIKRIDSTVAELRRFAEDLPSRKFVAMHESWPYFCRAFGFEMIRAVEPLPGQEPSAQDIARLVQIIRQEEVRAIVIEPQHNRDLADALARETGAKVIVLASTTGSLPSVTNYLTLLEYDVKTLAAALSGSD
- a CDS encoding PAS domain S-box protein, translating into MIFPKGPDPKRLLEEQAAFEEAERKKAEARARVLFDSFIDFSPVGVEIFDTSGNLIKSNKAAERLLGKLPPPGINLFEEKGLKRTGLLEPQIKRLLAGARVETPPFWYDAAELGLASTPGKKVCVRTTAFPLLNAEGVVQQIAIIYEDLTELKKAQEQLSQTQQTENNWTAVPGDIRDIEFARRKIEQALRESEERYRGLVESAQDVCIIRFSDEGRIIAISPSVENIFGVSREVVMTDNSALFARIHSEDISRVQQIESEAKKSGIYPPDYQFRVVKTPTETNWVKMTGRAITFASRRTFEALAIDITREKRLEELLSKKNADITSLLNSPADGFFAINQEWTVTAWSKGAEKETRVSAAEAVGKRLWELYPEMEKTGMALPFRRTLLERTSQYQEFFYNDGRDRFAGWFSLTTYPLDNGALALVKNLSSRKKVEQAWQDSQSRLQAIIENPLVLVAFKDREHRYVAANETARRLLGSGTDIVGKTDAELFSATVTALLGSYDRQVLETGKGAQLEFALGDPKQETTIWLAIAKQPWRNTSNEVIGILDIGFDITRRVRAQQELSRRREFFENLLASLKQEFDRWQK
- a CDS encoding T9SS type A sorting domain-containing protein; translated protein: MNFTRAVLLLIPLFLKTTTAQPTLAAVCNSAPAPAQTVFINADCHFALQTKNLNPTVTLFYSLDGQNSWQEEIMTRLTEPGYESTWQASLVAPASGTVYYYIRAADESGYATHSPFNINNIWPPGSSLLASVAAETTGDAIQPEGPWLDINGAWVSRSNDHFYARLRNNHNSWPTYTFPQPYYIYSLGFVNPEAPTDSFVFVMSYANILTIYTTGLYAINRYTQSYERVGDIEAQTNGNLLSLRCPISRFTADRRFGPWPNSSGYLYAAAVTQAVYPIGGSYVRDTTVPCRFYADRTPTFTVNRNSPPLLTNARVIPDSGEETTPFWFNIRYVDADTNLPTIRTVIVDQDTFNLIPSSHNYASGVIFSVSRTGFAPGQHQFYFQFSDGMANVTTPPDTFTVIGTGIAEQPILTIPDVSLVPNPTHSIVRLIVDGTSKTPLTVTLFDITGSPVATQTVTPGSFLNLRNLPAGTYFVRINTTPPIIKRVVRLPGVR